GAAGCTCGGCCAGGGCAAGGCGCCCGACGTGCTCTCGGTCAGCTTCTCGGCCACCGACTATGTCGGCCACACCTTCGGTACCGAGGGCGCCGAGATGTGCATCCAGATGGCCGAGCTCGACAAGACGATCGGCTCGCTGCTCGACCACCTCGACGCCAAGGGGATCGACTATGTCGTGGTCCTCTCGGCCGACCACGGCGGCTTCGACCTGCCAGAGCGGCTGACGCAGCAGGCTCTGCCCGGCGCGGTGCGCGTCGGCTCCGGCCTAGGCCCCGACGAACTGGCGGCGGCGGTCACCGCCAAGTCGGGCGTGACCGCGCCCGGCAGGCTGCTCTACAGCGACGGCCCGTTCGGCGATTTCTATTTCTCGGCCGCGCTGAGTGCCGAGGACAAGGCGAAAGCCCAGGCCGCGCTGGTCGAAATCGCCAGGGCCCATCCGCAGGTCGCCGCGGCCTATACCAAGGCGGACCTCGCCGCGGTGCCGATGCCCGGCGGCTCGCCGCAGGACTTCACGCTGATCCAGCGCGCCCGCGCCTCGTTCGACCCGCAGCGCTCGGGCGACGTCGTCATCCTGCTGAACCGCGGCGTCGTGCCGATTCCCGATCCGAGCCGGGGCGCCGTCGCGACACACGGCAGCCCGTGGGACTACGATCGCCGCGTGCCGATGCTGTTCTGGCGCAAGGGCCTGGCCGGCGAGGAACAGCCGGCCCCGGTCGAGACCGTCGACATCGCCCCGACGCTTGCGGCGATGCTCGGGCTGGTCGTGCCGCAGGGCGAGTTCGACGGACGCTGCCTGGATATCGACGGCGGTGCGGGGGATACTTGCGCGCCTAAGCGGTGAGGCCTAGGCCGCGAGGATGAGCGAAACGCGCGATCTGGTAATCCTCGGCGGCGGCCTCGTCGGCATGACGCTGGCTCTGGCCGCGGCCAGGGCCGGCATCACCAGTCACGTCGTCGACAAGGCCGCACCCGAGGAACTGACCGCAGAAGGCGCCGACGGCCGCGCCTCGGCGATCTCGACCGCGAGCTGGAACCTGTTCACCAACATCGGCCTGGCGGGCAGGCTGGAGCCGCTCGGCTGCCCGATCGAGGCGATCGCGGTGACGGACGGAATGAAACCCGGCCGGCTCAATTTCCGGCCCGAGCCCGAGGAAGGCACCCTTGGGCGGATGTTCGCCAACCGCGACCTGCGGCTCGCGTTGTTCGAAGCGGCGCGGGCCGAGCCGGCGATCGTCTGGCATACCAGCGCCGAACCGGCCGATCGCGAACGCG
The window above is part of the Novosphingobium sp. G106 genome. Proteins encoded here:
- a CDS encoding alkaline phosphatase family protein — translated: MRRSFASLALAAAIAVSGTAGAKPARKPAPAPVALSPTAPKLIVAISVDQFSADLFAQYRRLYTAGLARLQQGAVFPSGFQSHAATETCPGHSTLMTGDRPARTGIIANMWFDPANPRAEKRIYCAEDERDPASTPDDPVVSAWHLKVPTLGERLKAVSPASRNVAVSAKDRAVMMMGGHDIDAAYWWRRGAFVTLNGRKISPAVEAVNGLAADMIKAGDAPMALPEWCAPRDRAVAAGSKTVGTGRFPLEAGKEAGFRTSPRIDAATGALAARLVDEMKLGQGKAPDVLSVSFSATDYVGHTFGTEGAEMCIQMAELDKTIGSLLDHLDAKGIDYVVVLSADHGGFDLPERLTQQALPGAVRVGSGLGPDELAAAVTAKSGVTAPGRLLYSDGPFGDFYFSAALSAEDKAKAQAALVEIARAHPQVAAAYTKADLAAVPMPGGSPQDFTLIQRARASFDPQRSGDVVILLNRGVVPIPDPSRGAVATHGSPWDYDRRVPMLFWRKGLAGEEQPAPVETVDIAPTLAAMLGLVVPQGEFDGRCLDIDGGAGDTCAPKR